ATTATAGCGAGTACATCTGGAATGAATATAAGTACGGAAAAGATCAAGCTGATTTAAAGCTGGTCGCTGAAAAGGAAGGGTATTTTAGTGAAAGTGAAACGAAACGTGTCGATCTCATTCGGTTTGATAATGAGGGGGGCGAAGATATGTTTGATGCTCATAGCTATAATAAGGGAGGACTAGTTCTTCATATGCTTCGGGATTATTTAGGAGATGAAGTTTTTTTTCAAGCATTGAATAGCTACCTCATTGAGCATCAGTTTCAGTCTGTGGAGGTTCATGATTTAAGAATTGCATTTGAAAAGGCTAGCGGGATGGATTTAAATTGGTTTTTTAACCAATGGTTTTTGGAAAAAGGCCATCCTGAGTTAGTCGTTGAGGTGGATTATTCTCAGTCTCAAAGTATCTTGATTCAAGTAGAGCAGCAGCAAGATTTGAATGAATTCCCCCTTTTTCAATTTCCATTAGAGGTAAGCTGGTACGAAGGAGGTGTTCGAAAAAGTCAGACATTTTTTATAGATAAAGTCAAGAATGAATTTGTCGTTGAGTCCCAAAATCCCATTGATCAAGTTTATCTTAATGAGCGAAATGTATTGTTGGCTTCCATATCTCAAAAAGGCATTTCAGATGAGCAATTGATTTTTCAACTTAAAAATTCTGATTTTGGGGTGGCTCGATATGCGGCCTTTGATAGTCTTAAGGCTAGAAACTCAGAATCGATTTATGCCTTGGTTGCCGAATCATTAAGTGATCCATTTTGGTCAATTAGGGAAAATGCACTCGGTCTTCTCTTTTCCAATACAGAGCAATTAATAGATCATCCAGAATGGGAAAATTTGGTTTTTGAAATAGCAGAAAAGGATCAAAAAAATTCTGTAAGAGCAGCAGCTATAGATGTGCTCGGCGAATATGATGCTGATAAATTCTTTCAATCACTTAAGCTTTGGGCAAAGGATTCCTCCTATTTAGTAGCAGGGTCAGCCTTGATTGCTCTAGTTCAGTCTGAAGGTATCCAAAATGAGCTAAGCTGGTTAGAGCAGTTTGAAAAAGAAAAAAACTTTCGAATAGTCATTCCATTGGCAGAATTCTATATCCGAAATCAGACTATTCAAGATCGAGGGCTGGGGAAAGAAGATTGGTTTTTTGAACAAATTACAAATTTAAAGGGAGAAGGTCTTTACTATTTTTTGGGGTACTTTAGTGAGTATTTTGCTAACAATCTGGAAAAAAAAGTTTTGGCCATCGAATATCTCCTTACGCTGTTGAGAACTCATGAAAAAGAATATGTACGTAGAGGAGCTTTTGAAGCTTTATTATCTTTTTCAGATCGGGTGGATGTAATTGAAAAAATTAAGTCAGTTTTGATTGATGAAAAGTCTGAATCACTGAGAAATTATAGCCGATATTTTCTAGATATGCTATCAGATGAAAATTAATTGGTTGATTATGAAAAGCTTGAATGATCCTGGGTGAAAAAGTTTTTAAATTTATGAGGAGACCTTTGATACTTTAATAAAAGGCTATAATTTTGCCATCCGTTAAGGTCACAAGGGTTGAAAAATCAAAGATTTTAGCGCAGTTGGGGGAATACCAAAGCGGCCAACTGGGACGGACTGTAAATCCGTTGACTTATGTCTTCACAGGTTCGAATCCTGTTTCCCCCACATAATAATTGCCTTATTGTAAAATTTTTTTCTAGTTTTGCAGGGCAAAAAAATATCCGGATTTCCGGACACAAGCGGGAGTAGCTCAGTTGGTAGAGCGGCAGCCTTCCAAGCTGCAGGTCGCGGGTTCGAGCCTCGTCTCCCGCTCTGTGCTTTTAAGCACACTGTATTTGTCAGCCGACGTAGCTCAGGGGTAGAGTACTTCCTTGGTAAGGAAGGGGTCACGGGTTCAAATCCCGTCGTTGGCTCAACACAGGAATCATTATCTAAACATATCTTTAAACTTAAACTGAGGATTTTCAAGCATGGCAAAAGAAACATTCGACCGTTCCAAGCCGCACGTTAACATCGGTACGATTGGACACGTAGACCATGGTAAGACTACCTTGACTGCAGCCATCACTACTGTATTGGCTAAAAAAGGTCTTTCTGAATTGAGAGATTTCTCTTCTATCGACAACGCTCCTGAAGAGAAAGAAAGAGGTATCACCATCAACACTTCTCACGTAGAATATCAGACTGAAAAGAGACACTACGCTCACGTAGACTGTCCAGGTCACGCTGACTATGTGAAGAACATGGTTACTGGTGCTGCTCAAATGGATGGCGCTATCCTAGTGGTAGCTGCTACTGATGGTCCAATGCCTCAAACAAGAGAACACATTCTATTGGCTCGTCAGGTAGGTGTACCTGCTCTAGTTGTTTTCTTGAACAAGGTAGACATGGTAGACGATCCTGAATTGCTAGAGCTTGTTGAAATGGAAGTAAGAGAATTGCTTTCTTTCTATGAGTTTGATGGTGATAATATTCCTGTAATCGCTGGTTCTGCTCTTGGTGCATTGAACGGAGAAGAAAAGTGGGTTGATACTGTTATGCAATTGATGGATGCAGTTGACTCTTACATTCCTCTTCCAGAGCGTTTGATCGACAAAGACTTCTTGATGCCAGTTGAAGACGTGTTCTCAATTACTGGTCGTGGTACTGTTGCTACTGGCCGTATTGAAAGAGGTGTTATTAACTCTGGTGATCCAGTTGAAATCATCGGTATGGGTGCTGAAGGCTTGAAGTCTACAGTAACTGGTGTTGAAATGTTCCGTAAGATCCTTGATAGAGGTGAAGCTGGTGATAACGTAGGTTTGTTGTTGAGAGGTATTGAAAAGTCTCAAATCAAGCGTGGTATGATCATTTGTAAGCCAGGTTCTGTTAAGCCTCATGCTCACTTCAAGGCAGAAGTTTACGTACTTTCTAAAGAAGAAGGTGGTCGTCATACCCCATTCTTCAACAAATACAGACCTCAATTCTACCTAAGAACAACTGACGTAACTGGTGAGATTAAACTTCCAGCTAACGTGGAAATGGTTATGCCTGGTGATAACGTGACAATCGAAGTTACATTGTTGTCTGCAGTAGCTTTGGAGAAAGGTTTGAGATTTGCGATCCGTGAAGGTGGTCGTACGGTAGGTGCCGGTCAGGTTACCGAAATCCTTGACTAATCTTATTTAATTAATAAATACAATGCGATCCCGAAGAAATTTTGGGATCGCATTTGTTTCTAAAGACTTTATTCCTAATTTTGCGTTCCGTTTTGGAGCGTGAACATACACGGGCATAGTTCAATGGCAGAATAGCGGTCTCCAAAACCGTTGATGGGAGTTCGAATCTCTCTGCCCGTGCAGTAAGATAAAAGACCATGAATCTTAAAAACTTTGTCCTTGAATCCTATGATGAAATGAAAAACAAGGTCTCTTGGCCTAAATTTTCATTTCTACAAAATAGTGCAGTTTTGGTACTAGTAGCCTCATTGATCTTTGCACTTTTTATTGGTGTGGTTGATCTGGGATTCGAAAATATCATGACATGGTTTTATGATTTATTCTAATTGATTTTACAGGATGGCTGAACATAAATGGTACGTACTCAGAGTAGTCGCCGGTCAGGAAAAGAAAACTAAGTCTTATCTGGAGAATGAAATCACCAGACAAAAGCTTGTGGAATTTATTCCTGAGGTATTGATTCCTTCTGAGAAGGTATATGAAATGCGAAATGGTAAGAAAAGAGTCAGGGAAAGAAATTTCTTCCCTGGTTATGTTCTTGTCAATGCGGATCTTTCCAATGGTGAGGCCAATCACGTAATAACAAGCATTCCGGGTGTAATCGGTTTCTTAGGATCAAACCAGGGGGGAGCTTCCAAAACCCCTGAGCCATTACGACAATCAGAAGTCAACCGTATTTTAGGTAAGGTTGAAGAGATTGATGAGTTTGCCGAGAAGCAGGATACTCCATTTATAGTCGGAGAGACCGTGAAAGTAATGGACGGTCCTTTCAGTGGGTTTACCGGGACAATTGAGGAGATATTTGAGGAGAAAAAGAAGCTTAATGTTATGGTTAAGATCTTTGGCCGAAATACTCCTGTAGAGTTAAACTTTATACAAGTAGAAAAACAAGACTAAGCAATGGCTAAGGAAATCACTGGTTATGTAAAACTGCAAGTGAAAGGAGGCCAGGCTAACCCGTCGCCTCCAGTAGGTCCTGCTCTTGGTTCCAAGGGCTTGAACATCATGGAGTTTTGTAAGCAATACAATGCACGTACCCAAGACAAAATGGGACAAGTGCTTCCAGTATTGATTACAGTTTATTCTGACAAATCCTTCGACTTCGTAGTTAAAACTCCTCCAGCTGCAAACATGCTGATGGAAGCTGCCAAAGTAAAAGGAGGTTCTGCAGAACCAAACAGAAAAAAAGTAGGCTCTGTTACTTGGGATCAAGTAAGAACAATTGCCGAGACGAAAATGCCTGACTTGAATGCTTTCAAGATTGAATCAGCTATGCGAATGGTAGCTGGTACAGCGAGAAGCATGGGAATCACAGTATCTGGTAAAGCCCCTTGGGAAGAATAAATAAAAAACAATGGCTAAGTTAACAAAAAAGCAAAAAGAAGCTCTTTCTAAGTACGACCCAAGCCAAGTGTACTCCCTAGAGGCTGCTTCTTCGCTGGTTAAGGAAATTACTAACACTAAATTTGATGCATCTGTAGATGTTGACATCCGTTTGGGTGTTGATCCTCGTAAGGCAGATCAAATGGTAAGAGGTGTTGTAGCTCTCCCTCATGGTACTGGTAAGGATGTCAAAGTACTTGTACTTTGTACTCCTGACAAAGTAGCTGAAGCCACCGAAGCAGGTGCGGATTACGTAGGTTTGGACGACTATATTGCCAAGATCGAAGGTGGATGGACTGACGTTGACGTCATTATCACCATGCCTAACGTGATGGCGAAAGTAGGTAGATTAGGTAGAGTATTGGGTCCAAGAGGCCTTATGCCAAACCCTAAATCTGGTACAGTAACCCTAGAAGTGGGTAAAGCTGTAAAAGAAGTTAAGGCTGGTAAGATTGATTTCAAAGTAGATAAGTTTGGAATCATTCACGCAGGAATTGGTAAAGTTTCATTTACCCCTCAACAGATTCAAGATAATGTGAAAGAGTTGATTATGACTATTTCACGATTGAAGCCTTCATCTTCAAAGGGTACATATTTTAAGAGTATTCACATTTCCAGTACAATGTCTCCAGGAATTACTGTTGACAAAGGAAGCATCCAAGGTATTTAATCATGACTAGAGACGATAAAAAAGTAATAATCGACAGTCTGACTGAGAAGCTTAAGGAAAATCCTTTCTTCTATATCACTGATGCGGCTGGATTTACTGTAGCTGAAGTTAACGCATTCAGAAGAACTTGTTTTGAAAGAGGTGTTGAGTATAAAGTTTACAAAAACACTTTGATCAAAAAGGCTCTTGAAAATCTGGATGTTGACTATTCAAAGCTAGTAAGTGGTACCCTTAAAGGTTTTTCTGGAATTATCTTTTCAAAAGAGACTAGTAATCTTCCTGCTAAGGTATTATTGGACTTCAGAAAAAAACAAGGTAAAAAAGAAACTAGACCTGTTTTCAAGGGTGCTGGAATTGATTCAGATGTAATTCTGGGTGAATCCAACCTTGAAATGTTGTCTAATCTTAAATCTAAGCAGGAACTTCTTGGAGATCTTATCGGATTGCTACAATCTCCTGCTAAAAATCTCGTTTCAGCTCTTCAATCTGGCCAAAACAACATTACTGGTGTATTGAAGACTTTGGGCGAGCGTGAGTAATTTCATCATATCAAAAAATCTAAAACAATTTAATAATTAATACAATGGCAGATCTTACACAACTTGCAGAACAGTTGGTAAACTTGACTGTAAAAGAAGTAAAAGAATTGACTGATATCCTTAAAGATCAGTATGGTATCGAACCTGCTGCTGCTGGCGCTGTAATGGTAGCTGGTCCAGTTGGTGGTGGAGATGCTCCTGCTGAAGAGGAAAAAACTTCTTTTGATGTTATCTTGAAAGCAGCTGGTGCTCAGAAATTGGCTGTTGTTAAGCTAGTAAAAGAATTGACTGGTCTTGGACTTAAAGAAGCAAAAGACCTTGTTGACGGAGCTCCTAAGGCTTTGAAAGAAGGTGTTGCTAAGGACGAAGCTGAGGCTTTGAAGAAGTCTCTTGAAGAAGCTGGTGCTGAAGTAGAGATCAAGTAATTTGTTAGGTTCGACCATTTAGGGAGAACCTGGCCTAAGACCTGACTTTTGAAGTCAGGTCTTTTCCTGTTTATGCGCAGGTAAATAATTGCATTATTTTAAGTGAGAATTGTCTCATTTCGTTATTTAATTTCACTATAAACTATACACTACCTTGGCTATCAAGAATCAAACCGTAAGGAAAAGTTTCTCCTCCATAAAGGTGGTCAAAGACTATCCCGATTTTCTAGATATTCAACTTCAATCCTTCAAGGATTTTTTTCAGTTGGATACTCCTGCTGAAAAGCGGCGTGCAGATGGACTATTTAAAGTTTTCGCCGAAAACTTTCCAATTAGTGATTCAAGAGAAAACTTCACGTTAGAGTTTATCGACTATACTGTGGATCCACCGAAATATTCGGTTGGTGAATGTATTGATCGTGGGTTGACTTATTCTGTACCTCTTAAAGCAAAATTAAGATTGCTTTGCCATGATCCAGATAATGAGGATTTTGAAACAATTGAACAGGAAGTATTCCTAGGAAATCTTCCTTACATGACTGAAAAAGGTTCCTTTGTAATCAATGGCGCTGAGCGAGTTATAGTTTCTCAATTGCACCGTTCTCCAGGTGTATTTTTTGCGCAGAGTAAGCATACCAATGGTACAAAGCTTTATTCTGCTAGGATTATTCCTTTCAAAGGATCTTGGATCGAATTTGCTACTGACATCAATAATGTCATGTATGCTTACATTGATCGTAAAAAGAAATTTCCTGTCACCACTCTTCTAAGAGCTATTGGTTATGGTTCCGATAAAGACATTTTGGATTTATTCGGATTGTCTGAGGAAGTTTCAGCAACTAAGTCAGCTCTTAAAAAAGCTGCTGGTAGAAAATTAGCTGCCCGTGTTCTTCGTTCATGGGTAGAGGATTTTGTGGATGAAGATACAGGTGAAGTTGTTTCTATTGATAGAAATGAAGTCCTTTTGGAGCGTGATACAATCTTGACGGATGAAGATATTGAAATGATTTTGGACTCAGGTGCCAAGTCTATCATTCTTCACAGAGAAGATGTCAACGTTGCTGATTATTCTATTATCTACAACACTCTTCAAAAAGATAATTCCAACTCCGAAAAAGAAGCAGTTGAAGTTATTTATCGGCAGTTAAGAAATACAGAAGCTCCTGATGAGGCAACTGCACGAGAGGTTATTCAAAGTTTATTCTTTTCAGACAAGCGATATGATCTCGGTGAAGTAGGTCGTTACAGAATAAACAAAAAATTAGGTTTGGAAATCGAGCCAGACAAGATTGTTTTAACAAAAGAAGATATCATCTCGATTGTTAAATACTTAATCGGTTTGATCAATTCCAAGGCGGTGGTCGATGATATTGATCACTTGTCCAATAGACGAGTACGTACAGTTGGCGAACAATTATACAGCCAATTTGGAGTAGGTTTGGCAAGAATGGCTCGTACGATTCGAGAAAGAATGAACGTACGTGATAATGAAGATTTCAAGCCAGTTGATTTGATCAATGCTCGTACTTTATCTTCAGTAATCAATTCCTTCTTCGGAACAAATCAGCTTTCTCAGTTTATGGATCAAACCAATCCATTGGCTGAATTGACCCACAAAAGAAGGCTTTCTGCCCTTGGTCCTGGGGGTTTGTCAAGAGAAAGAGCTGGTTTTGAAGTTCGAGACGTACACTACACGCACTATGGTAGACTTTGTACAATCGAAACACCAGAAGGTCCAAACATTGGTTTGATTTCCTCACTTTGTGTTCATGCAAAAGTTAACTCCATGGGTTTCCTTGAAACCCCTTATCGAAAGGTAGAAAATGGAAAAGTAGGTATGAATGCTGAGGATATTGTTTTCTTGACAGCTGAAGAAGAAGACAATAATAATATTGCTCAGGCAAATGCACCATTGGATCCTAATGGTCAATTTGTAAATGAAAAGGTTAAGGCTCGATTTGAAGGGGATTTCCCAGTATTAGAACCGAGTGAAATTTCATATATGGACGTTGCTCCAAATCAAATTGTATCTGTTGCGGCGTCATTGATTCCTTTCTTGGAGCATGATGATGCCAACCGAGCATTGATGGGATCTAACATGCAGCGTCAAGCTGTTCCATTGTTAAGACCAGAGGCACCAATTGTAGGTACTGGTTTGGAAGCTAAGGCGGCAATTGATTCAAGAGCTTTGATCATTGCAGAAGCAAATGGGGTCGTGGACTACGTTGATGCTAAGAAAATTAGAGTCAAGTATGATCTTACCTCTGATGAGTTGTTGGTCAATTTTACTGATGAATACAAGACCTACGATCTAATCAAGTTCAGAAGAACAAACCAAGACACAACCATCAATCTCACTCCTTTGGTATTAAAAGGTGAGCGAATTGAAAAAGGACAAGTTTTGGTGGAAGGATATTCAACCAATAATGGTGAGCTTGCCCTAGGTAAAAACTTGAAGGTAGCCTACATGCCTTGGCAGGGATATAACTTCGAGGATGCGATTGTAATTTCTGAGCGAGTTGTTAGAGAAGATATCTTTACTTCTATTCACGTAGAGGAATTCCAACTTGAAGTTAGAGATACCAAACGTGGTGAAGAGGAATTGACCTCTGAAATCCCTAACGTTTCTGAAGAAGCAGTTAAGCATTTGGATGAAAATGGAATCATCCGAGTGGGTGCTGAAGTTAAAGAAGGTGATATCATCATTGGTAAAATCACTCCTAAGGGTGAAACTGATCCAACTCCTGAAGAAAAACTTCTTCGAGCTATTTTCGGTGACAAGGCAGGAGACGTTAAGGATGCTTCATTGAAAGCTTCTCCGTCGCTGAATGGTGTGGTAATTGAGACCAAATTATTCTCAAGACCTAAAAAAGATAAAGACAATAGATCTAAGGCAAAGGCCGAAGTTGAAAAACTTAAAGCCAAATATTCCAAAGATCTTCTTGGTATCCGTGCAAGAATGATCAACAAGTTGGTCACTCTATTGGATGGAAAAACTTCTCTTGGAGTGAAGCACAAGTTTGGTGATGAGATCATCAGCAAGGGTGCGAAGTTTAACCAAAAGAATATTGAGAACAACTTATTCCCTGCTAAGAATCCATACAGAGATGAGTCAAATTACAATGTTCCAGAGGAAGCTAATTTGATTTCTGACATCATTTTGGATGATTGGACTGAAGATGCACACACCAATTCGTTGATCGTTCAATTGGTTAAAAACTATACCAATGCTCGAAATGAAATCTCTGGTAGATTTAAGCGTGATAGATTTACGCTTGAGGTCGGAGATGAACTACCAGCAGGTATCGTACAATTGGCGAAGGTTTACATTGCCAAGAAGCGTAAGCTAAAAGTTGGTGATAAGATGGCAGGTCGTCACGGAAACAAAGGTATTGTCGCTCGTATTGTAAGAGACGAAGATATGCCGTTCTTGGAAGATGGAACTCCAATGGATATCGTATTGAATCCACTAGGTGTACCATCCCGAATGAACATTGGACAGATATTCGAGACCGTATTGGCTTGGGCTGGTCAGAAGTTAGGAAAGAAATATGCAACGCCTATTTTCGATGGAGCTTCTTTGGAAGAGGTTTCTACAGAATTAGAAGCTGCTGGAGTTCCTGCCTATGGTAGAACTTACCTTTATGATGGATTGACTGGTAAGAAGTTTGATCAACCAGTTACGGTTGGGGTAGCATACATGTTGAAGTTGGGTCACTTGGTTGATGACAAAATGCACGCCCGTTCGATTGGACCTTACTCACTTATTACTCAGCAACCATTGGGTGGTAAAGCACAATTTGGTGGTCAGAGATTTGGAGAAATGGAAGTTTGGGCACTTGAGGCGTTCGGTGCATCTCACGTACTTCAAGAGATCTTGACTGTGAAGTCTGATGACGTAATCGGTAGAGCAAAAGCATACGAAGCAATTGTGAAGGGTGAAAACCTTCCTAAGCCAAACATCCCTGAATCATTTAATGTATTGGTTCACGAGTTGAGAGGCTTGGCTCTTGAAATTACCTTGGATTAATTTGGCTTATAGGGCGGGAAACCGCCCTGAACATATCTCAAAACATTATGTCGTTTAGAAAAAATAAAAAACTCAATAACGATTTTTCCCGAGTTACAATCAGCTTGGCTTCTCCAGAATCAATTTTGGATAGCTCAAATGGTGAAGTAACTCAACCAGAAACAATCAACTATAGAACCTACAAGCCTGAAATGGGTGGGTTGTTCTGTGAGCGGATTTTTGGTCCTGTAAAGGATTGGGAATGTCATTGTGGTAAATACAAGCGAATCAGATACAAAGGCATTATCTGTGACCGTTGTGGGGTTGAAGTGACTGAGAAAAAAGTACGTCGTGAGCGAATGGGCCACATTGAATTGGTGGTTCCTGTAGCGCATATCTGGTATTTTAAGTCTCTTCCAAACAAAATCGGTTACCTTCTTGGTCTTCCTACTAAGAAGCTTGATCAGATTGTGTACTATGAGCGTTATGTAGTTGTTCAAGCGGGTATTAAAGCTGAAGAAGGAGTTCAATATTTGGATTTCTTGACTGAGGATGAATACCTAGACATTATGGACAAGCTACCTAAGGAAAATCACATGCTTGACGATGATGATCCAAACAAATTCATCGCTAAGATGGGTGCTGAAGCTTTGGAAATGTTGTTGGCAAGATTGGATTTGGATGATCTGTCCTACTCCCTTCGTCACCAAGCGGCTACCGATACTTCGCAGCAGCGTAAAGCTGAAGCTTTGAAGAGACTTAAGGTGGTGGAAGCATTCCGTGATGCGAGAACCAGAATTGAGAACCGTCCTGAATGGATGGTCGTTCGCATGGTTCCTGTTATTCCACCAGAATTGCGTCCGTTGGTTCCTTTGGATGGTGGTCGTTTTGCCACTTCCGATTTGAATGACCTCTATAGAAGAGTAATTATCCGAAACAATCGTCTGAAGCGATTGATCGATATCAAAGCTCCAGAGGTGATTTTGAGAAACGAGAAGCGTATGCTACAGGAAGCTGTGGATTCACTTTTCGATAATTCAAGAAAAGTAAATGCGGTAAGATCTGATGGTAACCGTGCTTTGAAGTCCCTTTCTGACATGTTGAAAGGTAAGCAGGGCCGTTTCCGTCAAAACTTGCTCGGTAAGCGTGTGGATTACTCCGGCCGTTCTGTAATCGTAGTAGGTCCAGAATTGAAGCTTCACGAGTGTGGTCTTCCTAAAAATATGGCGGCTGAGCTTTTCAAACCTTTTATTATCAGAAAACTGATTGAAAGAGGGATTGTAAAGACTGTAAAATCCGCTAAGAAAATTGTGGATCGAAAAGATCCAGTGGTTTGGGATATTTTGGAAAACGTATTGAAAGGACACCCTGTTCTTCTAAACCGTGCCCCAACTCTTCACAGATTGGGTATACAAGCATTCCAGCCAAAATTGATCGAAGGAAAAGCAATTCAGCTTCACCCATTGGTATGTACTGCATTCAACGCCGACTTTGACGGTGACCAAATGGCGGTTCACGTACCGCTTGGACATGAGGCAATTTTGGAAGCATCTACTTTGATGCTTTCTGCTCACAACATCCTTAACCCTGCTAATGGTGCTCCTATTACTGTACCTTCTCAGGACATGGTTTTGGGTCTTTATTATGTGACCAAAGGCAAGAAATCAACTCCAGAAGAACCAGTTCCTGGTGAAGGAATGACTTTCTACGGACAAGAAGAAGTGATTATTGCACTTAATGAAGGCAGAATTTCACAGCATGCACATATCAAGTGTAAAGTGAAAGTCAGAACCGCAGAAGGTGAAATCAAGGAGGATATTATTGAGACTGTCGCTGGTAGATTGATTTTTAACCAATTTGTTCCAGAAGAAGTAGGTTATGTCAATGAGCTTTTGACTAAGAAAAAGCTTCAGCAAATTATCGCAGAGGTAGTTAAAATCTGTGGTATTTCTCGTACTGCACAGTTCTTGGATGACATCAAGCACCTAGGATTCCAAATGGCTTATCAAGGTGGATTGTCCATGGGATTGAATGATGTTATTATTCCTGATGAAAAGGAACCAATGATCGGAAAAGCCAAAGAGGAAGTTGATCAAGTTTGGAACAACTATTTGATGGGTTTAATCACCGATAATGAGCGTTACAATCAGGTAATTGATATTTGGACTCGAACCAATTCTCATCTAACAAATATCTTGATGAAGAAAATGGAAGAGGATAAGCAAGGATTTAACGCCATCTATATGATGATGCACTCTGGAGCTCGAGGTTCAAGAGAACAGATTCGTCAATTGGGTGGTATGAGAGGTTTGATGGCTAAGCCGCAGAAAAACCTTCAAGGTTCTGTTGGGGAAATCATTGAAAACCCAATCCTATCAAACTTCAAAGAGGGTCTTGATGTATTGGAATACTTCATCTCTACGCACGGTGCACGTAAGGGTCTAGCAGATACCGCGTTGAAAACTGCCGATGCTGGTTACTTGACTCGTCGACTTGTTGACGTAGCACAAGATATGATCGTAACAGAAGAGGATTGTGGAACCTTGAGAGGTCTTGTTGTTCAACCGTTAAAAGATAATGATGAGATTGTTGAACCACTTTCTGAAAGAATTCTTGGTCGAGTTTCTGTTCATGATGTATATGATTTAGCTACTGATGAGCTTATCATTCCTGCTGGAGTAGAAATTACGGATGAAATCGCTAAGCGAGTGGATGAATCTTCTATTGAAGAAGTTGAAATCAGATCCGTGTTGACTTGCGAAACTCGTAGAGGTGTTTGCTCGAAGTGTTATGGTCGAAATCTGGCTACCGGCAAGATGGTTCAGAATGGCGAATCTGTAGGGGTTATTGCTGCTCAATCCATTGGTGAACCAGGTACACAGTTGACATTGAGAACGTTCCACGTAGGTGGTACCGCATCTAACATGGCTGTCGATGCAAGTATCAATGCTAAGTTTGATGGTGTGGTAGAGTTTGATGAAGAATTGAGATATCTAGAAACTACCAATCGTGATGGCGAACCAATCACTGTTGTGATGGGTAGATCTGGTGAAATCAAAATAAATGAAGCTAAAACCGGAAAAACTTTAGTTTCAAACCATGTGCCTTACGGAGCTATCCTTAATGTGAAGGATGGTCAGAAAATTTCCAAAGGAGATTCACTATGTACTTGGGATCCTTATAATGCTGTCATTCTTTCTGAGTTTGATGGTCAAGTAGAGTTCGAAGCAATTGTTGAAGGGATTACTTATAAGGAAGTAGCGGATGATCAAACTGGTTTCCGTGAAAAGGTAATCATTGAAACAAAAGATCGTACCAAGAACCCT
Above is a window of Algoriphagus sanaruensis DNA encoding:
- the nusG gene encoding transcription termination/antitermination protein NusG; translation: MAEHKWYVLRVVAGQEKKTKSYLENEITRQKLVEFIPEVLIPSEKVYEMRNGKKRVRERNFFPGYVLVNADLSNGEANHVITSIPGVIGFLGSNQGGASKTPEPLRQSEVNRILGKVEEIDEFAEKQDTPFIVGETVKVMDGPFSGFTGTIEEIFEEKKKLNVMVKIFGRNTPVELNFIQVEKQD
- a CDS encoding M1 family metallopeptidase yields the protein MNQKDTSDKIFLKISFFLFTVFNWAILIGCSSQQAINQNSGTVIGQSTELADQVLLKNELLKVQKEQEIKAYQGSLKRDFDLLHVDLSLDFDWENQIVLGEAYLKIKPFAYSQRELILDAKDFEIRELTYAGDSLVKLAYRYDESKVRIYLPAIKSSKDTFGIVMKYKAFPNKNSGNGNEAITDTKGLYFIDPLDTLPGKPKMIWTQGETIYASKWFPTIDSPNEKFTHSLSVVVPDSMLSVSNGVLVSQLELENGKRKDSWEMNLPHSAYLVALAIGDFAQIKSSYGSLPLGYFVEKGYEQGAKKVFENTPEMLALFEKKLGVKYPWPKYDQVVVRDFVSGAMENTTVSIFMEGLLLDEREAIDSEWDYIIAHELFHHWFGDLVTAESWANLTLNEGFANYSEYIWNEYKYGKDQADLKLVAEKEGYFSESETKRVDLIRFDNEGGEDMFDAHSYNKGGLVLHMLRDYLGDEVFFQALNSYLIEHQFQSVEVHDLRIAFEKASGMDLNWFFNQWFLEKGHPELVVEVDYSQSQSILIQVEQQQDLNEFPLFQFPLEVSWYEGGVRKSQTFFIDKVKNEFVVESQNPIDQVYLNERNVLLASISQKGISDEQLIFQLKNSDFGVARYAAFDSLKARNSESIYALVAESLSDPFWSIRENALGLLFSNTEQLIDHPEWENLVFEIAEKDQKNSVRAAAIDVLGEYDADKFFQSLKLWAKDSSYLVAGSALIALVQSEGIQNELSWLEQFEKEKNFRIVIPLAEFYIRNQTIQDRGLGKEDWFFEQITNLKGEGLYYFLGYFSEYFANNLEKKVLAIEYLLTLLRTHEKEYVRRGAFEALLSFSDRVDVIEKIKSVLIDEKSESLRNYSRYFLDMLSDEN
- the rplK gene encoding 50S ribosomal protein L11, with the protein product MAKEITGYVKLQVKGGQANPSPPVGPALGSKGLNIMEFCKQYNARTQDKMGQVLPVLITVYSDKSFDFVVKTPPAANMLMEAAKVKGGSAEPNRKKVGSVTWDQVRTIAETKMPDLNAFKIESAMRMVAGTARSMGITVSGKAPWEE
- the rplJ gene encoding 50S ribosomal protein L10 — translated: MTRDDKKVIIDSLTEKLKENPFFYITDAAGFTVAEVNAFRRTCFERGVEYKVYKNTLIKKALENLDVDYSKLVSGTLKGFSGIIFSKETSNLPAKVLLDFRKKQGKKETRPVFKGAGIDSDVILGESNLEMLSNLKSKQELLGDLIGLLQSPAKNLVSALQSGQNNITGVLKTLGERE
- the secE gene encoding preprotein translocase subunit SecE, whose translation is MNLKNFVLESYDEMKNKVSWPKFSFLQNSAVLVLVASLIFALFIGVVDLGFENIMTWFYDLF
- the rplA gene encoding 50S ribosomal protein L1 — protein: MAKLTKKQKEALSKYDPSQVYSLEAASSLVKEITNTKFDASVDVDIRLGVDPRKADQMVRGVVALPHGTGKDVKVLVLCTPDKVAEATEAGADYVGLDDYIAKIEGGWTDVDVIITMPNVMAKVGRLGRVLGPRGLMPNPKSGTVTLEVGKAVKEVKAGKIDFKVDKFGIIHAGIGKVSFTPQQIQDNVKELIMTISRLKPSSSKGTYFKSIHISSTMSPGITVDKGSIQGI
- the tuf gene encoding elongation factor Tu: MAKETFDRSKPHVNIGTIGHVDHGKTTLTAAITTVLAKKGLSELRDFSSIDNAPEEKERGITINTSHVEYQTEKRHYAHVDCPGHADYVKNMVTGAAQMDGAILVVAATDGPMPQTREHILLARQVGVPALVVFLNKVDMVDDPELLELVEMEVRELLSFYEFDGDNIPVIAGSALGALNGEEKWVDTVMQLMDAVDSYIPLPERLIDKDFLMPVEDVFSITGRGTVATGRIERGVINSGDPVEIIGMGAEGLKSTVTGVEMFRKILDRGEAGDNVGLLLRGIEKSQIKRGMIICKPGSVKPHAHFKAEVYVLSKEEGGRHTPFFNKYRPQFYLRTTDVTGEIKLPANVEMVMPGDNVTIEVTLLSAVALEKGLRFAIREGGRTVGAGQVTEILD